Within the Stenotrophomonas maltophilia genome, the region CAGCGCATGGATTGCAGGGCGGTGGGTGTGGCCGTGGATCATGGTGTCCACGCCGTGACGGATGAAGGTGGCCTCCACTTCGGCCGGGGCCACGTCGGTTACTGTCTCGAACTGCACGCGGTCGCCCTGTTTCATTTCCGACTGCCGTGCCTGGCTCGCTTCACGGGCCTTCTGTGCGAAGGCAATGCGTGCGGCCAGCGGTTGCGAGAGGAACTGCGCCTGGAAGGCCGGATCGCGCGTCTGTGCGCGGAACTGCTGGTAGGGAATGTCGTCGGTGCACAGCAGATCGCCGTGCTGCAGCAGCACGGCACGGCCGTACAGCTCGATCACGCAGGGGTCGGGCAGGATGCGCAGGCCGGCGCGGCGTGCGTAGTCTTCGCCAAGCAGGAAATCGCGGTTGCCGCGGATGAAGTACACCGGCACGCCGCTGTCGGCGAGCGTCCTCAATGCGTCCGCCACCGCATCGGCGGCGGGTGAGGGCGTGTCGTCGCCGATCCAGGCCTCGAACAGATCGCCCAGGATGTACAGCGCGTCCGCGCCGGGCGCCTGTTCGCGCAGGAAACGCAGGAACAGGTCGGTGATTTCCGGACGGCTCGGGTCCAGGTGCAGGTCGGAAATGAACAGCGTGGTCATGCCGGCATTCTAGGTCATCCCGGATGCCGGTAGCGCCGGGCCATGGCCCGCCAGCGCGGCGGCAGTGACCCTCACACCGGCAGCGGCAGCCAGGCCAGGCTGGCCGACGCCAGCAGTGCGGCGATGCCGGTGGCGGCCAGCACATCGCTGGGGTAATGCAGGCCCAGCACGACCCGCGACAGGCCCACGCCGAGGGTGAACGGCACCAGCAGCGGCGCCAGCCAGGGGTAATAGGCCAACGCCACGATGGTGAACGACACCGCGTGCAGGGTATGCCCGGACGGGAAACTGAACTCGTCCAGGGGGGCCACCCAGGCCCGGATGCGCAGATCCGCGGCATACGGGCGGGGGCGCCGGGTCCAGCGCTTGAGGCCCTTGTACAGCAGCAGCGCGGCCAGGCCGGTGGCGGCCATGTGCACCGATGCGCGCAGCCCGTCAAAGCCATCGATCGCCACCAGTACACCCATCAGCACGTACCAGAACACGCCGTCGCCGAGCCGGCTGATGATCGAGAACAGACGGCGCACGCGGCGGCGCCGGCAATAGTGGTTCGCCCGCCGGCACAGGCGTGTTTCGCTGCCGCGCAGCAGTTCAAGCGGCGTGGTGCGCATGGCCAGTCCTCCGGGTGTTCGCCAGCTCGGCCAGCAGCGCATCGAACTCGGCCACCACCTGCTGCGGATGCAGCCGCTTCATCGCCCGTGCGGCCTGGCTGCCCAGTTCGCGGCGCAGCGTGTCATCGCTGGCCAGCTGCACGGCCGCTTCGACGAATTGCTCGTCGTTGTCCACGGCGGCACCGTTCTCGCCGTTGCGCAGGTACTCACGCGCCGCGCCGTAATCGAAGGCCACCGTGGCCAGGCCGCTGGCCATGCTTTCCAGGGTCACGTTGCCGAAGGTCTCGCTGCGGCTGGGGAACAGGAACAGATCGCCGCTGGCGAAATGGCGGGCCAGCGCTTCGCCGCGCTGGATGCCGCAGAAGATGAAGTCGGGGTTCTCATGCGCCAGCTTCTCCCGTGCGGGCCCGTCGCCGACCCAGACGAAGCGTGCCTTCGGCCGTATCTGCTGCAGGCGGCGGAACGCCTTCACGGCCAGTCCGAGGTTCTTCTCGGCGGCGATGCGGCCAACGTAGATCGCTGCCAGGCCGTTGCCGTCGATGCCCCATTCCTCGCGCAGGGTGGGGTCACGCCGGCCCGGGTCGAACTGCTGGCTGTCGACCGCGCGGGCCAGCAGCCGGACGCGCTCGAAGCCCTGTTCGGCAAGGAACTGTTGGAGCTCGCGGGTGGGCACGAGGGTGGCGTCGGCCTGGTTGTGGAAGCGGCGCATCCAGCGCATCGCAGCGGCCTGCAGCCAGGCGACCCCGTAGTCGGGCAGATACTCGTCGAAGCGGGTGTGAAAGCCACTGGCTACCGGGATGCCGAGGCGCCGCGCGGTACGCAGCGCCGACCAGCCCAGCGGGCCTTCGGTAGCGACATAGATCGCATCCGGGCGCTGCTGCTGCCAGTGGCGACCGAGCCGGATCGGGGCCGGCAGGCCGAACCGCAACCCGGGATAGCGGGGCAGGGCGGCGCCGGGCACCAGCAGGGTACCGGGAGCGGAATCCAGCGCTTCACTGGCCTGGCGTGGCCGGATCAGGTCGATCTCGTGCCCGGCCGTCCGCAGGCCCTGTTCCAGTCCCTGCACGGTCAGTGCGACGCCGTTGACTTCCGGCGGATACGTCTCGGTGACGATGGCATAGCGCATGGCGGGCCTCCGGTTTCCCGGCATGCTCGGGCCTGGCGATGTAGCCGACATGACGGCTTGGCGACACAGGCATGACAGACGCGCAGGAGTGCCGGCGGCGGGGCCGGGGCCAGAAAAAACCACGGCCCCGAAGGGCCGTGGTCGTGGAGCGTCGCAGTGCGATCGATCAGAAGCGCTGCTGGTACTTCATGTAGATGAAACGACCGATGTCGTAGCCACCGTAGTACGAGAACGCGGAGTTCGGCTTGCTGTACATGATCGGGCCGGACTTCTCGAACACGTTGTTGGCGCCGACGGCGACGGTCGCATCCCACGGCAGGTTGTAGCGGAACTGCACGTCGTGGAAGGTCACCGAACCACGCTCGTTGTAGTTGCGCGAGCCCTTGTACCACGGTGCATACACGCCCGGATCGGAGCACTCGTCCGGATACAGACCGATGTTGGAGCAGGTCTCCTTCACGCCCGAGTAGTAGCGCGCGGTCCAGGTCACCCCGAAGTCACCCAGATCGTAGCCCAGCGCCAGGTTCGAGCGGACGCGGAAGGCGCTGCCGATGCCGTTGGTGACGATCGGAACGATCGAGCTGTCGTTCGAGGTGCGGTAGGTCGCACTGGACACGTAGGTGGTGGCCGAATTCACGTTGAACTTGCCGAACCGGGTGTCCAGACGGTAGCTCACATCCAGGTCGTAACCTTCGGTTTCCATGAAGCCCGCATTGCGGTTGCCGAACTTCAGGTTGGTCACGATGCCGGTCACCGGGTCACGCTGGAAGCGCGTGCAGCGCGAATCGATGCCTGCTTCGTAGCAGTCCTGCAGGATCTGGGTCGGCGTATCGGCAATGATCGTGTTGTCGATGCGGATCTTCCACCAGTCCAGCGAGGCGTTGAAGCCCTGGATGAAGCTCGGGCTCCAGACCAGGCCCAGCGTCTTGCTGGTCGAGGTTTCCGGAGTCAGCTGCGGATTGGAGCCGGAGGTGAATGGCACCGGCGTGGCATCGGTGGAGGTGTTCACCGGAGTGCCGCCCTGGCGCAGCTGGCGGAAGGTATCGGCATTGGCGATGTCACGCGCGCAACGCGCACGGACTTCGGCGCTGGAGGCCGAGGAACCGAAGCGGGTGTCGCACGGATCGCTGAACTGCGCGAAGGTCTCGGAGCCACCACCGAACAGATCGTTGATGGTCGGGGCGCGGAAGCCCTCCGCCCAGGTGCCACGCACCATCAGCGAGTCGATCGGCTTCCACTTGAAGCCGAACTTGCTGTTGAGGGTGTTGCCGAAGGTGTTGTAGTCCGAGAAACGGGTAGCACCGTTGAAGCTCAGTTCCTTCGCGCCCGGCAGATCGGCCAGCACCGGAACGTTCACTTCCAGGTAGGCTTCATTGACGGTGTAGTCGCCACCGGTCGGGCCAGCCGCGAGGTTGGTGGTGGCGCCGGTCTGGGCCAGGGCATCCGGGGTGTACTTGCCTTCTTCCTTGCGGCTTTCCACGCCGAAGGCGAAGCCGAGGTCACCGGCCGGCAGGGTCACGATGCTGCCCGCGATGCTGGCGAAGAAGTTCTTGGAGGTGGTGCGGCCCTTGGTGATCTCATCCGGGAACAGCCACGCCTGCAGTTCTTCGTTGCCATAGATGCCATCGGCAGCGGTGGTGCCGTACGGAACCAGCGGGTTCCACGGCTTGCAGACGTCGTAGGAGATCGGAGCAGCGGCAGTGCCGCACTGCACCTTGCCGGTGGCAGCGTTGAAGAAGGACGGACCTACGCCGGCCGCGACGCGACCCTTGTGCAGGTTGCCGGTCGCCACCGATTCCAGCTCGTTGCGGTTGTACTGGTAGCCCACTTCCCAGTCGAAGTAACGCTCGCCGATGTCGAACGAGCCGTCGAACGAGGCCACCGCGCGGTAGGTCTTCAGCTCGCTGGTGGTCACGCGCGGCACTTCCCAGGTGCGGCGGTTCCAGGCCACCGCAGTCGGGGTGGCGAAGCCGTGCTGGTTGCCGAACGGGTTGAAGTAGCTGTCGATCGACATGGAGCCGACACCGGCGGTGCTCGACTGCAGCGGATAGCCCGCGATCTGGCGGGTGGACTCGCGCTGGTTGTAGCCCAGCTCGGTGCGGAAGTTGACGTTGTCGGTGATCTTGAACCGGCCGTCGAAGTAGATCGAGTCGCGCTTGACCGGGTACATCACGTGCATCTGGTCGTTGGCGTTGCTCACGTCACCGGTGAAGGGTGTGGTGCTGGTGAGGTGGTAATTGGCCGGATTGGTCGGGTCCGTGCCACGGTTGAGCGAGTAGCCACAGCCTGCCGGAGGCGTCGCATTGCAGCCGGGACCGCGCACGCCGGTGAACTGGCCGTACTGGCTGATGGTGGTCCAGTTGCTGCTGTCGTTCGGGTGGCGATCGGTCATGCCGTACTGGCTGAAGCCGCGGTCACGTGCCCACACGCCCTTCTCTTCTGCATGCTCGGCCGACAGGGTCAGCGAGATGCGGTCGTTGTTCCAGCCGGCGACCACGTCGAAGCGGTCGCGCGCGCCGTCGCCCTCGCTGTACTGGCCGTGGTAGACGTTGGCGGTCACGCCGGTGACGTTGGAGCGGGTGATGATGTTGACCACGCCAGCCATGGCATCCGAACCATAGATCGCAGAAGCGCCGTCCTTCAGCACCTCGATGCGCTCCACTGCCGACACCGGCAGGGAGGAAACGTCCTGGTAGCCGGACGTGCTGATGCCCAGGCGCTTGCCGTTGACCAGCACCAGCGTGCGCTGCGTGCCCAGGTTGCGCATGTCGATGTAGGTGCCGCCCGCGTTCTCGCCTGCGGTCAGCGCGTTGGCGCGGCTGATTGCCGGGCTGCCCATCGCGGTGACGTTCTGCAGGATGTCGGCAACCGAGCTGAAGCCCTGGCGCTCGATATCGTTGCGGCTGATCGCGAACACCGGCTGGGCGGTTTCCACGTCGACCTGACGGATACGCGAACCGGTGATCTCGATACGGTCCAGGTTGGTCGGCGAAGCAGTGCTTTCGCTCTGGGCGAACGCGGGCAGTGCCGCCAGCGTTGCAGTGGTAGCCAGGGCATAGCGGATCGCCTGCCCCAGGGCGGTGGTGCGTGAAGTCATACGAGCTCTCTCTCTCAGGTCGTGCAACGGACGCCAAAAAGGGCGTCGAAGAAGCCGGAAGGTCGTGCGACCGGACCAGCGACCCGATAGTAGTCTCGTTGGTTAATGCTGTGTAAAGAGGGTGTGTCGAACAAATTAACGCTTTGCCACAAATATTCACAAAACATGAACAAAAGCAATCGCTTACGATGCCGTCGCGGATGGACCGCCAACGACGGGCTGACGCGATGCAACAGGAAAAGCCGCCAGATTGCGCAAAGTGTCACCGAATGTAACGCCGAGGCGCGCGTATTCAGGCAACGAAGGGACGGAACTGGATGCCGAGGCCGGCGATGCCGTCGGTCTCGCCGATCAGGTCGGCGCGCAGCAGCGGCCGGGCGTCGATGAACGCCTGCGGCACGATCAGCGACAACCGGTTGTCATCGGCGGTCAGTTCCAGCGGCGGCAGCGGAGCGTCCTCATGGGCACGGTTGAGCAGCACCGCCAGGCGCAGCAGCGCGGCCAGCCGCCGCGCGGTCAGCAGCAGGCGCTCGGGCAGGGCGTCGAACGCGGTCTTGCCCACGCTGCGGCGATGGCTGCGGACCAGGGCCGCCAGCATCTGCTGCTCCTGCCGCGAGAAGCCGGCGATGTCCGAGTGTTCCAGCACGTAGCTGCCATGCACGTGATAGCCGCTGTGGGCGATCATCAGCCCCAGCTCATGCAGGCGTGCCGCCCAGCCGAGCATGCGGGCATCGTCAGCGTCGAGCTTCCAGCGTTCCTGCACCTGCTCCAGCAGCGACAGGGCGGTGTCCTGCACGCGGTCGGCCTGGACGGTGTCGATGCCGTAACGGTGGGTGAGCGCAGCGACCGATTCGTCGCGCAGGTCGTTCTCGCCGGCACGGCCGACAATGTCGTAAAGGATGCCTTCGCGCATCGCGGCCTTGCTGACCAGCAGCTTCTGCAGGCCCAATGCCTGGAAGGCCGCCTCCAGCACCAGGATGCCGCCCGCGATGATCGGGCGGCGATCGCTGGACAGGCCCGGCAGCACGATGTCGTCGATCTTCTTGGCCTTGAGCAGCTCGTCGCGCAGCTGTGGCAGGGCTTCGGCGGTGATCGCCCCCTTGCTCAGCTTCATCGTCGCGCAGATCTCGCTGATCGCCTTGTGGGTGCCCGAAGAACCCAGTGCCTCCTGCCAGCCCAGCGCACGGTACTTGCTGGCGAAGGGCTGGAACTCGCGACCGATCTCGGCCAGTGCATCCTTCCAGCGCTTCTTGCTGAGCTTGCCGCCCGGAAAGAAGCGGCGGGTGCTGGCAATGCAGCCGGCCTGCAGGCTCTCGCGCTCGAGGGTCTGCATGCCCATGCCGATGATGAACTCGGTCGAGCCACCGCCGATGTCGATCACCAGCCGGCGCTCGCCCGGTTTGGGCGGCTGGGCATGGGCGACGCCCAGGTAGATCAGGCGCGCCTCCTCGCGGCCGCTCACCACTTCAATGGCATGGCCAAGCGCGGTTTCGGCGGGAACCAGGAACGACTGCGGTGAACGCAGCTGCCGCACGGTATTGGTGGCCAGTGCACGCACGCGGTGCGACGGGACATTGCGGATGCGCTGGCCGAAGCGGGCCAGGCATTCCAGTGCGCGTTGCCGTGCCGCAGCCGACAGGCCCCCCTTGCCATCCAGACCGTCGGCCATGCGCACGGTTTCGCGCAGGCGGTCGATCACCCGCAGCTGGCCGAGCGTGTAGCGCGCGATGACCATGTGGAAACTGTTGGAGCCAAGGTCGATGGCGGCCAGCAGGTCGCCATCCTGCAATGCGGGCGGAGTCGTGGTGGTATGCGGCATGGGCGAATGTTAGCCGAAGGGGCGGTGTGCTCGTCACCGCATGGCCTTCACATTTTGTCGGGGGGCGTTCGGTAGTGCCGGCCGCTGGCCGGCAAGGTCAACGTCAACGTCAAAAGCGGGTTTTCTGAGGGATGGCGGGGCGGGTCCGGTTGAGGGGGACGCCGTAAACCCATCCATGGGGGCTTGGTCGCGGCATCCATGCCGCTCACACCCCCTCAACCGGACCCACCCCGCCTTCGAAAGTTGGCCGCGGTCTGCCGGAACGACACGGGCTCTGACCCCGGTGTTCTACATTGGACGCATTGTGCCGACCAAGGCCGGCACCTACCGGGTCAGAGACCCTGCATCAACGCCATCTGCGCCGAATGCGGGGCCTCGTCGTGGGCCGGGGCACGCTTGTGATAGATGCCATCGGCATCCAGTTCCCAGGCGTTGAGGTTGTCGTCCAGGTAGTTCTGCAGGACTTCGCGGTAGACCCGCTTGGCCAGCGTCGGATCCAGGATCGGGAAGCAGGTCTCGACCCGCCGCAGCAGGTTGCGCTCCAGCCAGTCGGCGCTCGCGCAGTACAGTTCGGGCGCACCATCGTTGCCGAACCAGTAGACCCGGCTGTGTTCCAGGAAGCGGCCGACGATGGAGCGGACACGGATGTTGTCGGACACGCCCGGGACGCCGGGACGCAGGGTGCAGGCGCCACGGATGATCAGGTCGATCTGCACTCCGGCCTGCGAGGCGGCGTACAGCGCGCGGATTACCTGGGCCTCGTTGAGGGCGTTCATCTTGGCGATGATGCGTGCCGGGCGGCCCGCGGCCGCGATGCGCGTCTCGCGCTCGATCCGCGACAGGATGCCGGTATGCAGGGTGAAGGGCGACTGCAGCAGGCGCTTGAGCTTCATCTTCGAGGCCAGCCCGGACAGCTGCTGGAACAGCAGGTGCACATCATTGCCGATGTCCGCGTCGGCGGTGATCAGGCTGATGTCGGTGTACGCGCGCGCCGTACCGCTGTGGTAGTTGCCGGTGCCCAGGTGCACGTAACGGCGCAGCTTGCGGCCTTCGCGACGCACGATCAGCAGCATCTTGGCATGGGTCTTGTAGCCGACCACGCCATACACCACCTGTACGCCGGCTTCCTGCAGGCGATCGGCCAGCCCGAGGTTGGCCTCTTCATCGAAGCGTGCGCGCAGCTCGACCACCACGGTCACATCCTTGCCGGCACGTGCAGCCTGGATCAGCGCATCGACGATCAGCGAATCCTTGCCCGTGCGGTACAGGGTCTGCTTGATCGCCAGCACGTTCGGATCCAGCGCCGCCTGGCGGATCAGGTCGAGTACGGCGGCGAACGCATCGAAGGGATGGTGCAGCAGCAGGTCCTGGCGCGCCACGGTCTCGAAGATGCCATCGGTGTCGCGCAGCGTGCGCGGCGTCATCGGCGGATATTTCAGGTCTGGCTGCGCGATGAGGTCGTACAGCTGGATGATGCGGTTGAGGTTGACCGGGCCGTCGATGCGATACACCGCGTTCTCGGTCAGGCCGAAGTTCTGCAGCAGGGTACGCACGATCTCGCGCGGCATGTCATGAGCGATTTCCAGCCGCACCGCCGGCCGGTAGCCGCGGTCGACCAGTTCATCGCGCAGTGCCAGCGCCAGGTTCTCCACTTCCTCCTCGTCCACCACCAGCTCGGAATTGCGGGTCACGCGGAACTGGTAGGCGCCCTGGACTTCCATGCCCGGGAACAGTTCATCCACGAAGGTGGACAGCACCGAGGACAGGAACACGAAGTTCTGCGAGCCACCGAGTTTTTCCGGCAGCTGGATGATGCGCGGCAGCGAGCGCGGTGCGCGCACGATGGCCAGGTGGCCGGCGCGGCCGAATGCATCGGTGCCCTTCAGCACGACGACGATGTTCAGCGACTTGTTGAGGATCTTCGGGAACGGATGCACCGGATCCAGACCCAGCGGCGACAGCACCGGCATGATCTCGTTGCGGAAGTAGGCCCGCAGCCAGCGCTTCTGCCGGTGGTTCCACGAATGGCGGCCGAGCACGCCGATGCCGGCATCCATCAGGGCCGGGCGCAGTGTCTCGTTCCAGCAGCGGTACTGCTGGTCCACCAGTTCGGCGGCGCGTTCATGGATGGCGTTGAGGATGGCCTGCGGACTCATGCCGTCCGGAGCCGGCGGCAGGCCGTATTCCTGCGCGTGGCGGACGGCGGCGGCCCGGATCTCGAAGAATTCGTCGAGGTTGGTGCAGGAAATGCACATGAAGCGCAGGCGCTCCAGCAGGGGCACCTGCGGGTCCATGGCCTGGGCCAGCACGCGGAAGTTGAAATCCAGCTGCGACAGTTCGCGGTTGATGTACAGCGCCGGATCGCGCAGCGGATCGTTGTCCGGGCTCACGGGGAGAGGGAGGGATCCGAGGCTGCTCATGGCTTCATTCTTCGACGGAGGTCAGGGGGGCGGACTCGCGCGGGCGCACGTGGTCGGCATCGAAATGACAGGAGAACACCGATCCTTTGCCGACCTCGCTTTCGATCTCCAGCCGCGCATGGTGCAGGCCGAGGATGTGCTTGACGATGGACAGGCCGAGGCCGGTGCCGCCGCTCTCGCGCGAGCGGCTGCTGGAAACGCGGTAGAAGCGCTCGGTCAGCCGCGGCAGGTGGGTTGCCGGGATGCCATAGCCGGTATCGCGCACGGCCAGCACCGCGCCGTCGCCTTCGCGACGGAACTCTACGGTGATGCGGCCGTCGGCCGGCGTGTAGCGCACTGCATTGGTGACCAGATTGGAGAAGGCGCTGTGCAGCTCCTTGGTCGAGCCCTGCAGGTCGACACCGGCAAGGTCTTCGATGCTGATCTGGTGGCGACCCTGGCTGTGGGCCTCGGCTTCGCGACGCAGCGTGGCCAGCATCGGCTGCATGGCCACGACTTCCTCTTCGGTGTGCTCCTGCGACTCCAGCCGCGACAGGGTCAGCAGGTCTTCCACCAGCTGGGCCATGCGCTGGCTCTGCTTGCGCATTTCTTCAAGCATCGGGCCGGTGCCGGGGAAATCCTCCGGATCCATCATGTCCAGGTAGCCGTGCACCACGGTGAGAGGGGTGCGCAGCTCATGTGAAACATTGGCGACGAAATCGCGGCGGACCTGCTCCAGGCGCAGCAGCTTGCTGACATCACGGGCGATCAGCAGCCAGTAGTCCGACGAATACGGAATCAGGCGGAGGTTCAGGCGGATCGCTGGATCGACCGGCGAGGGCACGTCCAGGATCGGCTCGGCGTTGCGACCACCGGCCAGCCAGTGGGCCAGCGGCATCGGCTGCAACCGCTCGACAAGGGCCTCGCCCAGGTCGCCCGGGTGGTGCAGGCCAAGCAGGGCGGTGGCCGCTTCGTTGAACCACTGCACGCGCTGGCTGTTGCGGTCGAGCACCACCACTGCGTCGGGCAGCGCGGCGGCCGCGGCGCGGTAGCTGCGCAGCATGTCCAGCAGGCGCCGCTTGCGCACGCGCATTTCGACCTGGTTGCGGTACAGCAGGCGATCCAGTTCATTCCACACACCCGTGCCTTCGGCGGTATCCCAGCGCTGGCGCGCGGTCAGCCGGCGCAGCACGCTGCGCAACCGCCAGTAATGCCAGGCCAGCGTCGCCAGCGCGCCCAGTGCGACGCACAACCACAGATGGCCCGTGAACCATCCCACCAGTCCGGCGAACAGCAGTACCGCGGCGACGGTAGCCAGCGTCTTCAACCAGGCAGAGCGGATGTGGCGGGGCATTGCGGTCTCGTCGATGAGGTGCGGTGGTTCACTGCAATGAACCAAGGGTTATAGCAGAGTTGCCGGCACCGGCACCCGTGGTGCGCGATGCCGGCACGACGGGACTCAGGTGGCGGTCGAGAAGCGGTAACCCGCGCCGCGCACGGTCTGCACCATGTTCTCGGCATTGAACGGTTCCAGCGTCTTGCGCAGGCGGCGGATGTGCACGTCGATGGTGCGCTCCTCCACGTACACGCTGCCGCCCCACACGTGGTCCAGCAGCTGGGCGCGGGTGTACACGCGCTCGGGGTGGGTCATGAAGAAGTGCAGCAGGCGGTACTCGGTCGGGCCGATCGGCACCGGCTGTTCGTTGGCGAACACGCGATGCGCGGCACCGTCGATGCGGATCGGACCGACCGCCACGCTGCCGTCCTCGTCGTCTTCGCGGGCGCGGCGCATGACCGCACGGATGCGGGCCAGCAGCTCCCGGGCCGAGAACGGCTTGACCACGTAATCGTCGACGCCGGCTTCCAGGCCGCCGACACGGTCGTTCTCCTCGCCACGCGCGGTCAGCATGATGATGGGCACCTCGCGGGTCAGCGTCTCCTTGCGCCAGCGGCGCGCCAGATCCAGGCCGCTGGTGCCGGGCAGCATCCAGTCCAGCAGGATCAGGTCGGGAACACGGTCGGCGATCGCGGTCTGGGCTTCGCGGGCATCACCGGCGTGGACCGGCTCGTAGTCACCCTTGCGCAGGGCGAAGGCGACCATTTCGCGGATCGCGGGCTCGTCATCGACGATCAGGATACGTTTCTGCACGAGGGCACCGTAGGGCTCGGTTACTGGACGGGTGCCAGTAGACTACGGTTTGATGACATGTTTGTGACCATCGGGCAGGAACCGCTCCCGATTGCCACGGACCGGTCATGCAGCGCTCAGCGGCGGTCCAGATCGGGGTCCTGCACGCCCTGCCGGCGCAGCTCCAGCACGGTCGGGGTGATCGATTCGATGCGCGCGTCGACCCGGGCCCGTCCCACGTAGTCCAGTGCGGGATTGCGCTTGAGCGCCTGCAGCTGCATCAGCGCCTGCTCCGGCCGGCCGCTGAGGAAGGCGGCCTCGGCGTAGGCCTCGCTGGCACGGACGCTGTCCCCGGCCAGCTCGCTGGCACGGGCGTAGCGCTGCTGGAACACCGGATCGTTACCACTTTGCGACAGCAGCGGCCGCAGCATGGCCTGCGCGCGCTGCCCCGCCTCGCGGTTGCCCTGTTCGTTGAGGATCTCGGCGTAGGTCAGCGCGACGGGCCGACTGTTGGGATGCTCACGCAGCAGCTGCTCGAAACGGGCATTGGCCTGCGTGGCCTGGCCCGAGCGCGATTCGGCCTCGGCCAGGGCCAGGGCTACCCACAGGCTGTCCGGATGGGCCTGCAGCAGGCCGTTCAGGGTCTGCCGCGCCTCGCCGGCACCGCTGCGTCCCCCCCGCATGACCGCCAGGGCCTGGCCGTAGCGCTGGGCATCGTTCAATCCACTCTTCTGGCGTTTGCCCAGGTCGGCGTACTCGCGCTCCACCTCGCCGGTGGAGTCGGCACTGAGCACCCGCAACCGTTCACGTGCCCAGTCGAAGTCGCCGCTGGGGCCCCGGCTGAGCTGGCCAACCGGCACCCGCAGCACACTGCTTGGCAGCAGCGGGTTGCTGCCGCGCAGCAGCGGTTCGGACAGGGTCGGGTCGGCCGGGTCCACCCGTTCCCTGCGCTCGCCGCTGGGCGTGGTGGTGGTCAGCAGCACCGTGTCCTTCTTCATCTGCTCGGCGCGGGCCTTCGCTTCGCTGATGCGGGTGATGTTGACCGGGTGCGTGCGCAGGAACTCCGGCACGCTGTAGCCGCCCTCGTTGCCGCGCATGGCCGTCGACATCCGCTCGAAGAAGCCGGCCATCGCGTCCACGTCGTAACCGCTGCGTGACAGGGTGCGTATGCCCAGCCGATCGGCTTCCGATTCGTTGGAGCGGGTGTAGTTGATCTGCCGCTGCTGCATCAGGCCCATGCCCGAGCTGATCGCGGCCATGGTCGCATTGCCTGAAGAGGTGCTGTTGCTGGCCTGTGCCGCCACCACCGCCGCCAGCATGCCCAGCAGGATCGGGATCTGGTCGCGCTGGGCGCGCTCGACCCCGCGCAGCACGTGCTGCTGGGTGACGTGGGCGATTTCGTGTGACAGCACCGCGGCAACCTCGTCTTCGCGTTCGGCCGTCAGCACCAGCCCGGCGTTGACCCCGATGTAGCCGCCCAGGGTCGCGAAGGCGTTGATCTGGCGGTCCTTCATCACGAAGAAGGTGTAGGGCTGGCGCGGCTGGTCGCTGTTGGACCCCAGGCGGGTGCCCATGGTCTGCAGCCAGTCATTGACCAGCGGATCGTCCAGCAGGTAGCCATAGTTGCGCAGCTCGCGCAGCATCATCGCGCCGTACTCGGCCTGGCGGGCCGGGGTCAGCAGCTCGCCGGCCGAGG harbors:
- the ppk1 gene encoding polyphosphate kinase 1, which gives rise to MSSLGSLPLPVSPDNDPLRDPALYINRELSQLDFNFRVLAQAMDPQVPLLERLRFMCISCTNLDEFFEIRAAAVRHAQEYGLPPAPDGMSPQAILNAIHERAAELVDQQYRCWNETLRPALMDAGIGVLGRHSWNHRQKRWLRAYFRNEIMPVLSPLGLDPVHPFPKILNKSLNIVVVLKGTDAFGRAGHLAIVRAPRSLPRIIQLPEKLGGSQNFVFLSSVLSTFVDELFPGMEVQGAYQFRVTRNSELVVDEEEVENLALALRDELVDRGYRPAVRLEIAHDMPREIVRTLLQNFGLTENAVYRIDGPVNLNRIIQLYDLIAQPDLKYPPMTPRTLRDTDGIFETVARQDLLLHHPFDAFAAVLDLIRQAALDPNVLAIKQTLYRTGKDSLIVDALIQAARAGKDVTVVVELRARFDEEANLGLADRLQEAGVQVVYGVVGYKTHAKMLLIVRREGRKLRRYVHLGTGNYHSGTARAYTDISLITADADIGNDVHLLFQQLSGLASKMKLKRLLQSPFTLHTGILSRIERETRIAAAGRPARIIAKMNALNEAQVIRALYAASQAGVQIDLIIRGACTLRPGVPGVSDNIRVRSIVGRFLEHSRVYWFGNDGAPELYCASADWLERNLLRRVETCFPILDPTLAKRVYREVLQNYLDDNLNAWELDADGIYHKRAPAHDEAPHSAQMALMQGL
- the phoR gene encoding phosphate regulon sensor histidine kinase PhoR, with translation MPRHIRSAWLKTLATVAAVLLFAGLVGWFTGHLWLCVALGALATLAWHYWRLRSVLRRLTARQRWDTAEGTGVWNELDRLLYRNQVEMRVRKRRLLDMLRSYRAAAAALPDAVVVLDRNSQRVQWFNEAATALLGLHHPGDLGEALVERLQPMPLAHWLAGGRNAEPILDVPSPVDPAIRLNLRLIPYSSDYWLLIARDVSKLLRLEQVRRDFVANVSHELRTPLTVVHGYLDMMDPEDFPGTGPMLEEMRKQSQRMAQLVEDLLTLSRLESQEHTEEEVVAMQPMLATLRREAEAHSQGRHQISIEDLAGVDLQGSTKELHSAFSNLVTNAVRYTPADGRITVEFRREGDGAVLAVRDTGYGIPATHLPRLTERFYRVSSSRSRESGGTGLGLSIVKHILGLHHARLEIESEVGKGSVFSCHFDADHVRPRESAPLTSVEE
- the phoB gene encoding phosphate regulon transcriptional regulator PhoB encodes the protein MQKRILIVDDEPAIREMVAFALRKGDYEPVHAGDAREAQTAIADRVPDLILLDWMLPGTSGLDLARRWRKETLTREVPIIMLTARGEENDRVGGLEAGVDDYVVKPFSARELLARIRAVMRRAREDDEDGSVAVGPIRIDGAAHRVFANEQPVPIGPTEYRLLHFFMTHPERVYTRAQLLDHVWGGSVYVEERTIDVHIRRLRKTLEPFNAENMVQTVRGAGYRFSTAT
- a CDS encoding M48 family metalloprotease; protein product: MVAPCPATLGAPRPRTSRLRALLLSTAVTFALAMPLAQAQEKLPDIGSSAGELLTPARQAEYGAMMLRELRNYGYLLDDPLVNDWLQTMGTRLGSNSDQPRQPYTFFVMKDRQINAFATLGGYIGVNAGLVLTAEREDEVAAVLSHEIAHVTQQHVLRGVERAQRDQIPILLGMLAAVVAAQASNSTSSGNATMAAISSGMGLMQQRQINYTRSNESEADRLGIRTLSRSGYDVDAMAGFFERMSTAMRGNEGGYSVPEFLRTHPVNITRISEAKARAEQMKKDTVLLTTTTPSGERRERVDPADPTLSEPLLRGSNPLLPSSVLRVPVGQLSRGPSGDFDWARERLRVLSADSTGEVEREYADLGKRQKSGLNDAQRYGQALAVMRGGRSGAGEARQTLNGLLQAHPDSLWVALALAEAESRSGQATQANARFEQLLREHPNSRPVALTYAEILNEQGNREAGQRAQAMLRPLLSQSGNDPVFQQRYARASELAGDSVRASEAYAEAAFLSGRPEQALMQLQALKRNPALDYVGRARVDARIESITPTVLELRRQGVQDPDLDRR